A genomic segment from Synchiropus splendidus isolate RoL2022-P1 chromosome 18, RoL_Sspl_1.0, whole genome shotgun sequence encodes:
- the ccdc30 gene encoding coiled-coil domain-containing protein 30 isoform X1 translates to MEDEEVLGQISSRLQEDGLPPEASPDQRLLHLWKQLLTTEAKLSSSTQELHSVQAQQANELKEVDNYVEHIRGLLQQRECLTAGYERENEELRHELHIVRQQQELQSKELAELLAQEDLSDMGLSSPSEQVAYLLVERATLLERLDTAERSPNGNTSHVQQASSQPPWKKLFGLRRFGPSKHNITPAHSEEISNECLARQRLERDLEEASSRLAMAHQDIRRLTNELDVAKSNNVHQSGLELQERADEVEFLRKEVEKLKHNDMVKLQKAREEGERLDAENRSLREKVLMLEAENNNLLVQLERNDAVTESGLDDSETQQPQAKEKDVNHKRCQAAMEDRLVQVRELERQIQRLRKEMEELGERNEELEALLGEAQNASKEERHRHEGELEGLRRKIKNLEAELKKQDASEKVLRNGEESKTTESYFQMHLSSSSSSQERLALLEARLTEEKEWRKQLELDLGAAQAALKKDKEALQIGERELKKLRLEINSLQTECQQGKTLIKSLSQVKGEKGVLEEKVAQMERAHLRLQSELDRCRDGKQIPQQNTFQVEQLQQTNQRLKEELSSLQSAHHTLREEMAAERQGVAKLHVELSDSAQKKLVAEGERELLQLEVQRLSEELQRLHQLPATSETDVPLSGSEQQLALQALVSEAQTHIKSQDLVLSQKTEEAKQMKQDLQRAQNLFTSAERELRYEKEKNTDLKRHNTLLEQEKLKLSAELHQAQTKLVQLEQSVQACTADCERHQLRVRELELELARSSANRSTASSLQEELQAERARVIATDKKVVELQQQLKNTQHQLRMEEARADENSRLERDSRDLSDALSALRAHQQEDHITRKLLEQREEELQQQVRSLRLKEATLTRTNAELVQRVKQLDTRLSLLEAELHKSREEAREGQTSCQRVKEELAASQQECERAQEELQQVLLQLDTHVRKYNEKQSQHKTKMRQAKQVFTRATTQRDATIQKLENELSLANSLTLKEKERVFKVLEENEKLLEEKRELLLQISEAEEMGSNGMRAASALQHRFNVLEVENRQLQDRTVKLSNQVSSLERALRNAQSLYSLENVKRGLSTDAFCDGALQSTAFSTKSSSYETLDILDAICRAKVDRTPDGSRVSAEQGYLNLASPLVPPDVKDVRDAPDDSAKR, encoded by the exons ATGGAGGATGAAGAG GTGCTGGGCCAGATCTCTTCAAGGCTCCAAGAAGATGGTTTGCCTCCGGAGGCCAGTCCAGACCAGCGTCTGCTCCACCTCTGGAAGCAGCTTCTCACCACAGAAGCCAAGCTTTCATCATCCACGCAGGAGCTTCACAGCGTACAAGCACAGCAGGCCAATGAACTGAAGGAG GTGGACAACTATGTTGAACATATCCGAGGTCTGTTGCAACAACGGGAGTGTCTCACAGCGGGGTATGAAAGGGAGAATGAAGAGCTGCGACATGAGCTGCACATCGTGAGACAACAACAAG AACTTCAGAGTAAGGAGCTGGCGGAGTTGCTGGCCCAGGAGGACCTCAGCGACATGGGTCTGAGCAGCCCCAGCGAGCAGGTGGCTTACTTACTGGTTGAAAGGGCGACGCTGCTGGAGCGGCTGGACACCGCAGAGCGGAGTCCGAATGGCAACACAAGTCATGTCCAG CAGGCTTCGTCCCAGCCTCCGTGGAAGAAACTGTTTGGGCTGCGCAGGTTCGGTCCGAGCAAACACAATATCACTCCT GCTCACAGTGAGGAGATCTCCAATGAGTGTCTGGCGCGTCAGCGTCTGGAGCGTGACCTGGAGGAGGCGTCCAGCAGGCTGGCCATGGCCCATCAGGATATACGAAGACTCACCAATGAGCTAGATGTCGCCAAAAGTAACAACGTGCACCAGAGTG GATTGGAGCTCCAAGAAAGAGCCGACGAAGTCGAATTCCTGAGAAAGGAAGTGGAGAAACTGAAGCATAACG ATATGGTGAAGCTCCAAAAAGCAAGAGAGGAGGGTGAACGGCTGGACGCAGAGAACAGGAGTCTGAGGGAGAAAGTTCTCATGTTAGAGGCTGAAAACAACAATCTGCTGGTTcag ttGGAGCGAAATGATGCAGTCACAGAGAGTGGACTGGACGATTCTGAGACTCAACAACCGCAGGCCAAAGAAAAGGATGTAAACCACAAACG GTGTCAGGCGGCCATGGAGGATCGGCTGGTGCAGGTGAGAGAGCTGGAGCGACAGATCCAGAGGCTGCGCAAGGAGATGGAGGAGTTAGGGGAGAGGAACGAGGAGCTGGAGGCCTTGTTGGGCGAGGCCCAGAACGCCAGCAAGGAGGAGCGACATCGACACGAGGGGGAGCTGGAGGGTCTGCGCCGAAAG ATCAAGAACCTGGAAGCGGAGCTGAAGAAGCAGGACGCCAGCGAGAAAGTCTTGAGGAACGGAGAGGAGAGCAAAACCACAGAGTCCTACTTTCAGATG cacctgagcagcagcagcagcagccaggagaGACTCGCTCTGCTGGAAGCTCGACTGACAGAGGAGAAGGAGTGGAggaagcagctggagctggatcTGGGTGCGGCCCAGGCGGCACTGAAGAAAGACAAAGAG GCTCTGCAGATCGGAGAGAGGGAACTGAAGAAGCTGCGGCTGGAAATCAACAGTCTTCAGACCGAATGCCAGCAGGGGAAAACTCTCATCAAGAGTCTCAGCCAGGTGAAAGGAGAAAAGGGAGTTCTGGAGGAAAAG GTGGCCCAGATGGAGCGAGCCCATCTGCGTCTCCAGAGTGAGCTGGACCGCTGCAGGGATGGTAAACAGATCCCGCAGCAGAACACTTtccaggtggagcagctgcagcagaccaACCAGCGTCTCAAAGAGGAACTCAGCAGCCTTCAGTCTGCACACCACACCCTGAG GGAGGAGATGGCTGCAGAGAGGCAGGGTGTTGCAAAGCTGCATGTGGAGCTGAGCGACAGCGCCCAGAAGAAGCTGGTGGCCGAGGGGGAGcgggagctgctgcagcttgaGGTCCAGCGTCTCTCAGAGGAGCTCCAGAGACTTCATCAGCTTCCTGCAACTTCT GAGACTGACGTGCCACTGTCCGGTTCTGAGCAGCAACTGGCACTCCAGGCTCTGGTCAGTGAAGCTCAAACCCACATCAAG TCTCAGGACCTGGTTCTGAGTCAGAAGACGGAAGAGGCCAAGCAGATGAAGCAGGACCTGCAGAGGGCGCAGAATCTCTTCACCTCAGCTGAGCGAGAGCTGCGCTACGAGAAGGAGAAGAACACGGACCTGAAGCGACACAACACCCTGCTGGAACAGGAGAAACTCAAG CTGTCCGCCGAGCTGCACCAAGCCCAGACCAAATTAGTTCAGCTGGAGCAGAGCGTCCAAGCTTGTACAGCAGACTGTGAACGGCATCAGCTCAGGGTCCGGGAACTGGAGTTGGAGCTGGCGCGCAGCTCTGCCAACCGCAGCACCGCCAGCAGTCTGCAGGAGGAACTGCAGGCGGAGAGAGCTCGGGTCATCGCCACTGACAAGAAG GttgtggagctgcagcagcagctgaagaacaCCCAGCACCAGCTGCGGATGGAGGAAGCTCGGGCTGACGAGAACAGTCGACTGGAGAGAGACAGCAGGGATCTGTCTGACGCTTTGTCAGCTCTGAGAGCTCACCAGCAGGAGGACCACATCACCAG GAAGCTCCTGGAGCAGCGTGAGGaggagctccagcagcaggtccgCTCCCTGAGGCTGAAGGAGGCAACTTTGACCCGCACGAATGCAGAGCTCGTCCAGCGAGTCAAACAGCTGGACACCCGTCTGTCGCTCCTGGAGGCGGAACTCCACAAATCCAGAGAGGAG GCAAGAGAAGGTCAGACGTCTTGCCAAAgagtgaaggaggagctggCAGCCAGTCAGCAGGAGTGCGAGCGAGcgcaggaggagctgcagcaagTTCTCCTTCAGCTGGACACGCACGTCAG GAAGTACAACGAAAAGCAGAGTCAGCACAAAACCAAGATGCGCCAGGCCAAACAGGTCTTCACCAGAGCCACCACCCAACGGGACGCAACCATCCAGAAGCTGGAGAACGAGCTGTCGCTGGCGAACAGCCTCACGCTGAAG GAGAAGGAGCGGGTGTTCAAGGTGCTGGAGGAAAACGAGAAGCttctggaggagaagagggagctgCTCCTCCAAATTAGCGAGGCCGAGGAAATGGGCAGCAACGGCATGAGGGCCGCGTCCGCGCTCCAACACAG ATTCAACGTCTTGGAAGTGGAAAACCGGCAGCTGCAGGACCGAACAGTGAAGCTGTCCAACCAAGTCAGTTCCCTAGAGCGAGCCCTGAGGAATGCCCAGTCTCTCTACAGCTTGGAG AACGTAAAAAGAGGCCTCTCCACTGATGCCTTCTGTGACGGCGCGCTGCAGTCTACCGCTTTCAG CACCAAGTCCAGCTCTTACGAAACGCTGGACATCCTGGACGCTATCTGCCGTGCCAAAGTGGACCGGACGCCTGACGGATCGCGGGTCTCAGCAGAACAAGGCTACCTGAACCTGGCCTCGCCGCTAGTTCCTCCTGATGTGAAAGATGTGAGAGATGCTCCTGATGACAGTGCCAAGcggtga
- the ccdc30 gene encoding coiled-coil domain-containing protein 30 isoform X3: MEDEEVLGQISSRLQEDGLPPEASPDQRLLHLWKQLLTTEAKLSSSTQELHSVQAQQANELKEVDNYVEHIRGLLQQRECLTAGYERENEELRHELHIVRQQQELQSKELAELLAQEDLSDMGLSSPSEQVAYLLVERATLLERLDTAERSPNGNTSHVQAHSEEISNECLARQRLERDLEEASSRLAMAHQDIRRLTNELDVAKSNNVHQSGLELQERADEVEFLRKEVEKLKHNDMVKLQKAREEGERLDAENRSLREKVLMLEAENNNLLVQLERNDAVTESGLDDSETQQPQAKEKDVNHKRCQAAMEDRLVQVRELERQIQRLRKEMEELGERNEELEALLGEAQNASKEERHRHEGELEGLRRKIKNLEAELKKQDASEKVLRNGEESKTTESYFQMHLSSSSSSQERLALLEARLTEEKEWRKQLELDLGAAQAALKKDKEALQIGERELKKLRLEINSLQTECQQGKTLIKSLSQVKGEKGVLEEKVAQMERAHLRLQSELDRCRDGKQIPQQNTFQVEQLQQTNQRLKEELSSLQSAHHTLREEMAAERQGVAKLHVELSDSAQKKLVAEGERELLQLEVQRLSEELQRLHQLPATSETDVPLSGSEQQLALQALVSEAQTHIKSQDLVLSQKTEEAKQMKQDLQRAQNLFTSAERELRYEKEKNTDLKRHNTLLEQEKLKLSAELHQAQTKLVQLEQSVQACTADCERHQLRVRELELELARSSANRSTASSLQEELQAERARVIATDKKVVELQQQLKNTQHQLRMEEARADENSRLERDSRDLSDALSALRAHQQEDHITRKLLEQREEELQQQVRSLRLKEATLTRTNAELVQRVKQLDTRLSLLEAELHKSREEAREGQTSCQRVKEELAASQQECERAQEELQQVLLQLDTHVRKYNEKQSQHKTKMRQAKQVFTRATTQRDATIQKLENELSLANSLTLKEKERVFKVLEENEKLLEEKRELLLQISEAEEMGSNGMRAASALQHRFNVLEVENRQLQDRTVKLSNQVSSLERALRNAQSLYSLENVKRGLSTDAFCDGALQSTAFSTKSSSYETLDILDAICRAKVDRTPDGSRVSAEQGYLNLASPLVPPDVKDVRDAPDDSAKR; this comes from the exons ATGGAGGATGAAGAG GTGCTGGGCCAGATCTCTTCAAGGCTCCAAGAAGATGGTTTGCCTCCGGAGGCCAGTCCAGACCAGCGTCTGCTCCACCTCTGGAAGCAGCTTCTCACCACAGAAGCCAAGCTTTCATCATCCACGCAGGAGCTTCACAGCGTACAAGCACAGCAGGCCAATGAACTGAAGGAG GTGGACAACTATGTTGAACATATCCGAGGTCTGTTGCAACAACGGGAGTGTCTCACAGCGGGGTATGAAAGGGAGAATGAAGAGCTGCGACATGAGCTGCACATCGTGAGACAACAACAAG AACTTCAGAGTAAGGAGCTGGCGGAGTTGCTGGCCCAGGAGGACCTCAGCGACATGGGTCTGAGCAGCCCCAGCGAGCAGGTGGCTTACTTACTGGTTGAAAGGGCGACGCTGCTGGAGCGGCTGGACACCGCAGAGCGGAGTCCGAATGGCAACACAAGTCATGTCCAG GCTCACAGTGAGGAGATCTCCAATGAGTGTCTGGCGCGTCAGCGTCTGGAGCGTGACCTGGAGGAGGCGTCCAGCAGGCTGGCCATGGCCCATCAGGATATACGAAGACTCACCAATGAGCTAGATGTCGCCAAAAGTAACAACGTGCACCAGAGTG GATTGGAGCTCCAAGAAAGAGCCGACGAAGTCGAATTCCTGAGAAAGGAAGTGGAGAAACTGAAGCATAACG ATATGGTGAAGCTCCAAAAAGCAAGAGAGGAGGGTGAACGGCTGGACGCAGAGAACAGGAGTCTGAGGGAGAAAGTTCTCATGTTAGAGGCTGAAAACAACAATCTGCTGGTTcag ttGGAGCGAAATGATGCAGTCACAGAGAGTGGACTGGACGATTCTGAGACTCAACAACCGCAGGCCAAAGAAAAGGATGTAAACCACAAACG GTGTCAGGCGGCCATGGAGGATCGGCTGGTGCAGGTGAGAGAGCTGGAGCGACAGATCCAGAGGCTGCGCAAGGAGATGGAGGAGTTAGGGGAGAGGAACGAGGAGCTGGAGGCCTTGTTGGGCGAGGCCCAGAACGCCAGCAAGGAGGAGCGACATCGACACGAGGGGGAGCTGGAGGGTCTGCGCCGAAAG ATCAAGAACCTGGAAGCGGAGCTGAAGAAGCAGGACGCCAGCGAGAAAGTCTTGAGGAACGGAGAGGAGAGCAAAACCACAGAGTCCTACTTTCAGATG cacctgagcagcagcagcagcagccaggagaGACTCGCTCTGCTGGAAGCTCGACTGACAGAGGAGAAGGAGTGGAggaagcagctggagctggatcTGGGTGCGGCCCAGGCGGCACTGAAGAAAGACAAAGAG GCTCTGCAGATCGGAGAGAGGGAACTGAAGAAGCTGCGGCTGGAAATCAACAGTCTTCAGACCGAATGCCAGCAGGGGAAAACTCTCATCAAGAGTCTCAGCCAGGTGAAAGGAGAAAAGGGAGTTCTGGAGGAAAAG GTGGCCCAGATGGAGCGAGCCCATCTGCGTCTCCAGAGTGAGCTGGACCGCTGCAGGGATGGTAAACAGATCCCGCAGCAGAACACTTtccaggtggagcagctgcagcagaccaACCAGCGTCTCAAAGAGGAACTCAGCAGCCTTCAGTCTGCACACCACACCCTGAG GGAGGAGATGGCTGCAGAGAGGCAGGGTGTTGCAAAGCTGCATGTGGAGCTGAGCGACAGCGCCCAGAAGAAGCTGGTGGCCGAGGGGGAGcgggagctgctgcagcttgaGGTCCAGCGTCTCTCAGAGGAGCTCCAGAGACTTCATCAGCTTCCTGCAACTTCT GAGACTGACGTGCCACTGTCCGGTTCTGAGCAGCAACTGGCACTCCAGGCTCTGGTCAGTGAAGCTCAAACCCACATCAAG TCTCAGGACCTGGTTCTGAGTCAGAAGACGGAAGAGGCCAAGCAGATGAAGCAGGACCTGCAGAGGGCGCAGAATCTCTTCACCTCAGCTGAGCGAGAGCTGCGCTACGAGAAGGAGAAGAACACGGACCTGAAGCGACACAACACCCTGCTGGAACAGGAGAAACTCAAG CTGTCCGCCGAGCTGCACCAAGCCCAGACCAAATTAGTTCAGCTGGAGCAGAGCGTCCAAGCTTGTACAGCAGACTGTGAACGGCATCAGCTCAGGGTCCGGGAACTGGAGTTGGAGCTGGCGCGCAGCTCTGCCAACCGCAGCACCGCCAGCAGTCTGCAGGAGGAACTGCAGGCGGAGAGAGCTCGGGTCATCGCCACTGACAAGAAG GttgtggagctgcagcagcagctgaagaacaCCCAGCACCAGCTGCGGATGGAGGAAGCTCGGGCTGACGAGAACAGTCGACTGGAGAGAGACAGCAGGGATCTGTCTGACGCTTTGTCAGCTCTGAGAGCTCACCAGCAGGAGGACCACATCACCAG GAAGCTCCTGGAGCAGCGTGAGGaggagctccagcagcaggtccgCTCCCTGAGGCTGAAGGAGGCAACTTTGACCCGCACGAATGCAGAGCTCGTCCAGCGAGTCAAACAGCTGGACACCCGTCTGTCGCTCCTGGAGGCGGAACTCCACAAATCCAGAGAGGAG GCAAGAGAAGGTCAGACGTCTTGCCAAAgagtgaaggaggagctggCAGCCAGTCAGCAGGAGTGCGAGCGAGcgcaggaggagctgcagcaagTTCTCCTTCAGCTGGACACGCACGTCAG GAAGTACAACGAAAAGCAGAGTCAGCACAAAACCAAGATGCGCCAGGCCAAACAGGTCTTCACCAGAGCCACCACCCAACGGGACGCAACCATCCAGAAGCTGGAGAACGAGCTGTCGCTGGCGAACAGCCTCACGCTGAAG GAGAAGGAGCGGGTGTTCAAGGTGCTGGAGGAAAACGAGAAGCttctggaggagaagagggagctgCTCCTCCAAATTAGCGAGGCCGAGGAAATGGGCAGCAACGGCATGAGGGCCGCGTCCGCGCTCCAACACAG ATTCAACGTCTTGGAAGTGGAAAACCGGCAGCTGCAGGACCGAACAGTGAAGCTGTCCAACCAAGTCAGTTCCCTAGAGCGAGCCCTGAGGAATGCCCAGTCTCTCTACAGCTTGGAG AACGTAAAAAGAGGCCTCTCCACTGATGCCTTCTGTGACGGCGCGCTGCAGTCTACCGCTTTCAG CACCAAGTCCAGCTCTTACGAAACGCTGGACATCCTGGACGCTATCTGCCGTGCCAAAGTGGACCGGACGCCTGACGGATCGCGGGTCTCAGCAGAACAAGGCTACCTGAACCTGGCCTCGCCGCTAGTTCCTCCTGATGTGAAAGATGTGAGAGATGCTCCTGATGACAGTGCCAAGcggtga
- the ccdc30 gene encoding coiled-coil domain-containing protein 30 isoform X2, whose protein sequence is MEDEEVLGQISSRLQEDGLPPEASPDQRLLHLWKQLLTTEAKLSSSTQELHSVQAQQANELKEVDNYVEHIRGLLQQRECLTAGYERENEELRHELHIVRQQQELQSKELAELLAQEDLSDMGLSSPSEQVAYLLVERATLLERLDTAERSPNGNTSHVQQASSQPPWKKLFGLRRFGPSKHNITPAHSEEISNECLARQRLERDLEEASSRLAMAHQDIRRLTNELDVAKSNNVHQSGLELQERADEVEFLRKEVEKLKHNDMVKLQKAREEGERLDAENRSLREKVLMLEAENNNLLVQLERNDAVTESGLDDSETQQPQAKEKDVNHKRCQAAMEDRLVQVRELERQIQRLRKEMEELGERNEELEALLGEAQNASKEERHRHEGELEGLRRKIKNLEAELKKQDASEKVLRNGEESKTTESYFQMHLSSSSSSQERLALLEARLTEEKEWRKQLELDLGAAQAALKKDKEALQIGERELKKLRLEINSLQTECQQGKTLIKSLSQVKGEKGVLEEKVAQMERAHLRLQSELDRCRDGKQIPQQNTFQVEQLQQTNQRLKEELSSLQSAHHTLREEMAAERQGVAKLHVELSDSAQKKLVAEGERELLQLEVQRLSEELQRLHQLPATSETDVPLSGSEQQLALQALSQDLVLSQKTEEAKQMKQDLQRAQNLFTSAERELRYEKEKNTDLKRHNTLLEQEKLKLSAELHQAQTKLVQLEQSVQACTADCERHQLRVRELELELARSSANRSTASSLQEELQAERARVIATDKKVVELQQQLKNTQHQLRMEEARADENSRLERDSRDLSDALSALRAHQQEDHITRKLLEQREEELQQQVRSLRLKEATLTRTNAELVQRVKQLDTRLSLLEAELHKSREEAREGQTSCQRVKEELAASQQECERAQEELQQVLLQLDTHVRKYNEKQSQHKTKMRQAKQVFTRATTQRDATIQKLENELSLANSLTLKEKERVFKVLEENEKLLEEKRELLLQISEAEEMGSNGMRAASALQHRFNVLEVENRQLQDRTVKLSNQVSSLERALRNAQSLYSLENVKRGLSTDAFCDGALQSTAFSTKSSSYETLDILDAICRAKVDRTPDGSRVSAEQGYLNLASPLVPPDVKDVRDAPDDSAKR, encoded by the exons ATGGAGGATGAAGAG GTGCTGGGCCAGATCTCTTCAAGGCTCCAAGAAGATGGTTTGCCTCCGGAGGCCAGTCCAGACCAGCGTCTGCTCCACCTCTGGAAGCAGCTTCTCACCACAGAAGCCAAGCTTTCATCATCCACGCAGGAGCTTCACAGCGTACAAGCACAGCAGGCCAATGAACTGAAGGAG GTGGACAACTATGTTGAACATATCCGAGGTCTGTTGCAACAACGGGAGTGTCTCACAGCGGGGTATGAAAGGGAGAATGAAGAGCTGCGACATGAGCTGCACATCGTGAGACAACAACAAG AACTTCAGAGTAAGGAGCTGGCGGAGTTGCTGGCCCAGGAGGACCTCAGCGACATGGGTCTGAGCAGCCCCAGCGAGCAGGTGGCTTACTTACTGGTTGAAAGGGCGACGCTGCTGGAGCGGCTGGACACCGCAGAGCGGAGTCCGAATGGCAACACAAGTCATGTCCAG CAGGCTTCGTCCCAGCCTCCGTGGAAGAAACTGTTTGGGCTGCGCAGGTTCGGTCCGAGCAAACACAATATCACTCCT GCTCACAGTGAGGAGATCTCCAATGAGTGTCTGGCGCGTCAGCGTCTGGAGCGTGACCTGGAGGAGGCGTCCAGCAGGCTGGCCATGGCCCATCAGGATATACGAAGACTCACCAATGAGCTAGATGTCGCCAAAAGTAACAACGTGCACCAGAGTG GATTGGAGCTCCAAGAAAGAGCCGACGAAGTCGAATTCCTGAGAAAGGAAGTGGAGAAACTGAAGCATAACG ATATGGTGAAGCTCCAAAAAGCAAGAGAGGAGGGTGAACGGCTGGACGCAGAGAACAGGAGTCTGAGGGAGAAAGTTCTCATGTTAGAGGCTGAAAACAACAATCTGCTGGTTcag ttGGAGCGAAATGATGCAGTCACAGAGAGTGGACTGGACGATTCTGAGACTCAACAACCGCAGGCCAAAGAAAAGGATGTAAACCACAAACG GTGTCAGGCGGCCATGGAGGATCGGCTGGTGCAGGTGAGAGAGCTGGAGCGACAGATCCAGAGGCTGCGCAAGGAGATGGAGGAGTTAGGGGAGAGGAACGAGGAGCTGGAGGCCTTGTTGGGCGAGGCCCAGAACGCCAGCAAGGAGGAGCGACATCGACACGAGGGGGAGCTGGAGGGTCTGCGCCGAAAG ATCAAGAACCTGGAAGCGGAGCTGAAGAAGCAGGACGCCAGCGAGAAAGTCTTGAGGAACGGAGAGGAGAGCAAAACCACAGAGTCCTACTTTCAGATG cacctgagcagcagcagcagcagccaggagaGACTCGCTCTGCTGGAAGCTCGACTGACAGAGGAGAAGGAGTGGAggaagcagctggagctggatcTGGGTGCGGCCCAGGCGGCACTGAAGAAAGACAAAGAG GCTCTGCAGATCGGAGAGAGGGAACTGAAGAAGCTGCGGCTGGAAATCAACAGTCTTCAGACCGAATGCCAGCAGGGGAAAACTCTCATCAAGAGTCTCAGCCAGGTGAAAGGAGAAAAGGGAGTTCTGGAGGAAAAG GTGGCCCAGATGGAGCGAGCCCATCTGCGTCTCCAGAGTGAGCTGGACCGCTGCAGGGATGGTAAACAGATCCCGCAGCAGAACACTTtccaggtggagcagctgcagcagaccaACCAGCGTCTCAAAGAGGAACTCAGCAGCCTTCAGTCTGCACACCACACCCTGAG GGAGGAGATGGCTGCAGAGAGGCAGGGTGTTGCAAAGCTGCATGTGGAGCTGAGCGACAGCGCCCAGAAGAAGCTGGTGGCCGAGGGGGAGcgggagctgctgcagcttgaGGTCCAGCGTCTCTCAGAGGAGCTCCAGAGACTTCATCAGCTTCCTGCAACTTCT GAGACTGACGTGCCACTGTCCGGTTCTGAGCAGCAACTGGCACTCCAGGCTCTG TCTCAGGACCTGGTTCTGAGTCAGAAGACGGAAGAGGCCAAGCAGATGAAGCAGGACCTGCAGAGGGCGCAGAATCTCTTCACCTCAGCTGAGCGAGAGCTGCGCTACGAGAAGGAGAAGAACACGGACCTGAAGCGACACAACACCCTGCTGGAACAGGAGAAACTCAAG CTGTCCGCCGAGCTGCACCAAGCCCAGACCAAATTAGTTCAGCTGGAGCAGAGCGTCCAAGCTTGTACAGCAGACTGTGAACGGCATCAGCTCAGGGTCCGGGAACTGGAGTTGGAGCTGGCGCGCAGCTCTGCCAACCGCAGCACCGCCAGCAGTCTGCAGGAGGAACTGCAGGCGGAGAGAGCTCGGGTCATCGCCACTGACAAGAAG GttgtggagctgcagcagcagctgaagaacaCCCAGCACCAGCTGCGGATGGAGGAAGCTCGGGCTGACGAGAACAGTCGACTGGAGAGAGACAGCAGGGATCTGTCTGACGCTTTGTCAGCTCTGAGAGCTCACCAGCAGGAGGACCACATCACCAG GAAGCTCCTGGAGCAGCGTGAGGaggagctccagcagcaggtccgCTCCCTGAGGCTGAAGGAGGCAACTTTGACCCGCACGAATGCAGAGCTCGTCCAGCGAGTCAAACAGCTGGACACCCGTCTGTCGCTCCTGGAGGCGGAACTCCACAAATCCAGAGAGGAG GCAAGAGAAGGTCAGACGTCTTGCCAAAgagtgaaggaggagctggCAGCCAGTCAGCAGGAGTGCGAGCGAGcgcaggaggagctgcagcaagTTCTCCTTCAGCTGGACACGCACGTCAG GAAGTACAACGAAAAGCAGAGTCAGCACAAAACCAAGATGCGCCAGGCCAAACAGGTCTTCACCAGAGCCACCACCCAACGGGACGCAACCATCCAGAAGCTGGAGAACGAGCTGTCGCTGGCGAACAGCCTCACGCTGAAG GAGAAGGAGCGGGTGTTCAAGGTGCTGGAGGAAAACGAGAAGCttctggaggagaagagggagctgCTCCTCCAAATTAGCGAGGCCGAGGAAATGGGCAGCAACGGCATGAGGGCCGCGTCCGCGCTCCAACACAG ATTCAACGTCTTGGAAGTGGAAAACCGGCAGCTGCAGGACCGAACAGTGAAGCTGTCCAACCAAGTCAGTTCCCTAGAGCGAGCCCTGAGGAATGCCCAGTCTCTCTACAGCTTGGAG AACGTAAAAAGAGGCCTCTCCACTGATGCCTTCTGTGACGGCGCGCTGCAGTCTACCGCTTTCAG CACCAAGTCCAGCTCTTACGAAACGCTGGACATCCTGGACGCTATCTGCCGTGCCAAAGTGGACCGGACGCCTGACGGATCGCGGGTCTCAGCAGAACAAGGCTACCTGAACCTGGCCTCGCCGCTAGTTCCTCCTGATGTGAAAGATGTGAGAGATGCTCCTGATGACAGTGCCAAGcggtga